A segment of the Branchiostoma floridae strain S238N-H82 chromosome 10, Bfl_VNyyK, whole genome shotgun sequence genome:
aatcaagtcagtgtgaccTAAGTAACTAAAAAGTGCTTAGACATGTGAGAagacaaaatcatttttacTATCAACTTTACTCCAGTAGTTTTGGTTGTGTAACATTTTGTTTCCCCTCAAAAACACTTTCAAACAATATTCCTGGCAATCTATGGCgactaataaaaaaattaaggcACTCATGCAGTTGTCAATAGCAATATTTTATTCCACTGTAATTTAAATATTGATACTATCAACTGTATCAACTTTGAGTCTGCCTTCAATGAGCTTTTTTTACTAATAACAGCACACCTCACTGTAAaggggcagtgggctgttaCCCAGTGTGTCTacggcacagtattggaaggcggagcccatccctctccttccaccaccttttattTCCCTAACAAAAGTCAGCTACCCATCTGaaacctgggtggagtgaggaagtgacttttccaaagggcacaatcggtcaagggattcaaacccagtacCTTTGTTTCCTGGACCAACACAATGGcccataaatacataaatatgaACCCATATTTCTGAATAAGTGCACACCCCACCCTTTGGTACTCTTCATTACAATGTACCAGCACAGGCATATCTGAGAACATGCAATCTTTACATGTTACACAAAATACTGTGCATTGAAAGACTTGACATGACTTATCACCCAACCCACACTGTGCCACACAAATCAAAATTGTTGATATGCTGTTGGAAAATCCAAATGTGTAAAATTGTACACCCACTAAGTTGATTTGACTTAATGACAAAACGTTTGGCATTAAAAGATCATTTAGAATGTTCAAAAATGATAGCCCATTTGTGGTTACATTTCCTTATTCAAAACTATAaacacatttctaaatcttCTATCATaataatgcacatttttatAAAATCATAGCAAAAATAAATATATCTGTACAGCAAATGAggactattttttttacatatcataTTCAGAAAAGCCTTACAAAAGTTTATATTACAATATCACCATTCAAAATCTTCACTAGGATGACATgatttcaaattgtaaaatTTGGGTTCCTCATTTCTAACAATTACAGACTATAGCCCATTACAAAGCTCACCAACAACAAGACCTACTgtaaatatactagtatgttttaTTATTACTAGATTCTCACCTGAAATTGCTCTATTATACTAATAAttgcaaaatgcaaaattaaaaaagTTTGGCAGAAAATCTAATAAAACGGAGGGTAATTTTTCTTTATAATACAGGCACTCTATGTAGAGCTATATACAAGAGTATATACACTAAAATAAGGAATGTTTGCTAAAGAAGATTACAagggatttttaaaatcaaaagcCTTGATCTCAAAAAATGACTTTTGTCATGATGTATCAATTTCTAAAAGGATATAAAGTACATAACGTTAATTATGTAATTTCATCAATAagataaaaaaattgtacaaaaatgtcttcTCTAAACATTATAGTCTGGCGGTTTTTCTCGTGTTTTTCTCAGCATTATCTGCGAAACGGCAAAGACCGACACGGCCACGTGGAACGCGATCTGGTACATGTTCCGTAGCTCCATCAGCTGGAGGTTACAGAGGAACACGCCGACACACGACACACAGGCTGCGATGTTCCGCCACACCATGTTGAACAACAGCAGGTAGCACTGGGGGAGATTAAGAGTATGATTAGAAAAACGGTAGTGATATTTTCTAAGGGCAAGGTCAATGTAAGGCCATTTGACTGTGACCTCTAGGCAATGAACTCTAAGTTGTTCaaatctttcttttccttttgttcACACCTATATATGGGAGTGTTTGAATTTAATGAACAACAGCAGGTAGCACTGGGGAGAGTGAGAACATGATTAGAGAAATCGTTAAGATTTTTTCTGAAGGGATTAATTCAATGTACGGCCATTTGACCACCTCTAGGCAGTGAACTATGTTGACTTTCTCAATCTACACAGTATCAACCCAAGTGACAGAGGATGCTGGCCAGCTGCCATCAAGCCCCTTCATCTAcatgcaagcacgtctaacccccacaggatggggaacaacagatgtTAAaccagagagtgagtgagtgtgagtgataGCGGTGTATATTGGTTTTGAAGGCTTGAAGATATAGCAGTTTTCATATAATACTCTGAATCTGAACGAGTAGTGAGTTCAAATCCTATAAATTGCCCTTACCTGTATGAAGCACAGTCCACAGGCTATCCAAAAGTTTGCTATTGCGTAGTTGTCATAATCACTGAAATTCTGTGgaagaaaaaattttttttactcGAACAATTGCATCAGTTTCTGGATTCGCAGATGTGTCATccaaatttttaaaatcaaatcaacatggcctaatataaATCATGTTTAGTACGGTAATGTCATGGTGTAAGTCACATAATGCAATAGAAttgttaagatttttcaatCAAACCGTTAACATTTGATGTCACATTGACTGATATACAAACTCACGTCCACATCGTTGATTATGTGAATGCCCCTGGCCAGGTTGAGGGCTCCACACaggatgttcagcaccagggacaggaaccCCAGCCAGCCAATCGGCATCAGCCTTCTTCTGGGGCCTGGGGAATAGGGTACAGTGACtgttaacttctttttttttgcaattgtcACAAAAtctatttgttggttctcagactGTAAAACATAATGATGAAATGTTACTTTGAAAGCAGAGTCTGTACTTTACTACCAACAGTTTCAGggagtgaatgtacatgtacatgctactTTTGCCTCCAGTTCACAGTTTTCATCTTGACCGCTACCTAATTTCAGATGAAATGTGACCCACATCTTTCTCCAGATCACTTTTGGCCTTAGCAATTCTGTGTTTATATTTACCAACATGAACAGGAAATGAAGACTTTTCAATAGTTTCTTCTAAGTACCTGTATCAAAGTACAACCCACCGTTCTGCCTGTGTACGTGGTTCTGTTGGGGAGGTGTTTCCGGTACAATCGGCCCCAGATCTGAGGGGTGGATGTGGTGGGGGGGTCTCAGTTTCACCTCCTGACTCATGGCTGTCAGGTTCATCCTGGTGGTCAGGGTTCTGGGGTTGTTGTACCTCTGCTTCGTCTTCTGTATACTGTTgtctacaaaacaaaacaacaaacagttTATGTGACTTTCTGATAGCTTTCCTGTTACCTATTAGGAAAATCATCACAGTCGAAGTCTGGGGTTGTTGTACCTCTGCTTTGTCTTCTGTATACTGTTGTccgaacaaaacaaaaaactgtttATGTGACTTTTTCTAAACATTCCAGTGATTCAAATAGCTCTATCCTGTTAGGTATCACAGTGGGAGTCTGGGGCTGTTGTACCTCTGCTTCGTCTTCTGTATACTGTTGtcttaacaaaacaaaaaactgtttATCTGACTTTTTCTAAACA
Coding sequences within it:
- the LOC118424738 gene encoding vesicle-trafficking protein SEC22a-like, giving the protein MVISATIYRWRDGLPLSASTDFDPSPDLQNCKKTAKIMSKKLNQFPDRCVAKMDGYCIYFISSPTVTYLTLCHHDYPAVLAFCFLDELQKEFITTYDPEKVEKAVRPFSFIEFDNSIQKTKQRYNNPRTLTTRMNLTAMSQEVKLRPPHHIHPSDLGPIVPETPPQQNHVHRQNGPRRRLMPIGWLGFLSLVLNILCGALNLARGIHIINDVDNFSDYDNYAIANFWIACGLCFIQCYLLLFNMVWRNIAACVSCVGVFLCNLQLMELRNMYQIAFHVAVSVFAVSQIMLRKTREKPPDYNV